The following proteins are encoded in a genomic region of Leptospira ryugenii:
- a CDS encoding MFS transporter gives MLQVLTNWFSPAKPIPEKSKEAIDRDYPGFRFRVLESTFLGYTTYYLVRNNFSPVSKELGEALSYTKQDIGDILAVTALTYGIGKFLMGALSDKSDPRKFMSVGLGITAVLNFAFGFADSYWLHIFLWGLNGLVQGMGWPPCGRSLGHWYSVSERGKVFAFWNIAHNVGGGLVGVIASHSAANFGWQYAFFVPGLIALFGSVYLFFRLVDTPQSVGLPPIEAYNNDYPKNHQSGHEGKHEQELSFRQLIIANVLLNKFIWLFSAINFFVYIIRYSLIDWGPTYLKEVKGANITDGGYSTLILEFGGIGSTLLMGWISDKAGGRRGMVSLICILPILFAFLGIIYNPPGRIWLDFTLFGLIGLFIYPPVMLLGVAGLDFTSKKAVGTAAGFIGLFGSLGRTAQGKGLGYLVEHYSWNVGLSAIVVCTLIAIALLAFTWNLKPRA, from the coding sequence ATGTTACAAGTCCTAACCAATTGGTTTTCACCAGCAAAGCCAATCCCTGAAAAATCTAAAGAAGCCATAGACCGAGACTATCCTGGGTTTCGATTCCGTGTACTAGAGTCTACCTTCTTAGGTTATACTACATATTATTTGGTGCGCAATAACTTCTCCCCAGTATCAAAGGAGTTAGGAGAGGCCTTAAGTTACACAAAACAAGACATAGGCGATATATTAGCTGTAACTGCACTTACCTATGGGATTGGAAAATTCCTAATGGGTGCTCTTTCTGATAAATCAGACCCGCGAAAGTTTATGTCTGTTGGTTTAGGAATTACTGCCGTCTTAAACTTTGCATTCGGTTTTGCAGACTCCTATTGGCTTCATATTTTTTTATGGGGATTGAATGGACTTGTGCAAGGGATGGGTTGGCCACCTTGTGGTAGGTCCCTTGGCCATTGGTATTCGGTGAGTGAACGAGGAAAGGTATTCGCATTTTGGAATATCGCTCACAACGTAGGGGGTGGTTTGGTGGGAGTCATTGCCTCCCATTCCGCAGCCAACTTTGGCTGGCAATATGCATTTTTTGTTCCCGGATTGATCGCTCTATTTGGTTCGGTTTATTTGTTTTTTCGATTGGTAGACACTCCTCAATCTGTAGGTTTACCTCCTATCGAAGCATATAACAATGATTATCCCAAAAATCACCAATCAGGTCATGAAGGCAAACATGAACAAGAACTTAGCTTTCGACAACTAATCATTGCAAATGTTCTCTTAAACAAATTCATTTGGCTTTTTTCTGCGATCAATTTTTTTGTCTATATCATTCGCTATAGTTTAATTGATTGGGGGCCTACATATCTCAAAGAAGTAAAGGGAGCCAACATCACAGATGGAGGATATTCCACTTTGATTTTGGAGTTTGGAGGTATCGGAAGTACTCTTCTTATGGGTTGGATATCGGATAAGGCGGGGGGTAGAAGGGGGATGGTGAGTTTAATCTGCATATTACCCATTTTGTTTGCATTTTTAGGAATCATATACAATCCACCAGGCCGAATTTGGCTGGATTTTACTTTGTTTGGACTCATAGGATTATTCATATATCCACCAGTCATGTTGTTAGGTGTAGCTGGATTAGATTTTACTTCAAAAAAAGCGGTTGGCACTGCAGCAGGTTTTATCGGTTTGTTTGGCTCCCTCGGTAGAACTGCACAGGGCAAAGGATTGGGTTATTTAGTAGAGCATTATTCTTGGAATGTTGGTTTATCTGCAATCGTTGTCTGTACATTAATTGCCATTGCTTTGTTGGCCTTCACCTGGAACTTAAAACCAAGAGCATAA
- a CDS encoding dienelactone hydrolase family protein, with amino-acid sequence MKKLITFAVLLFVYECSSTPSVNLSIKDSIEGKSIEYKLDGKTYEGFLAVDKSITGKRPGILVIHEWWGLNDYPKQRAKQLADLGYVAFAMDVYGKGIVAEDHNEAGKLSGANSDPKVLLKKINEALKILKADPNVDPTKIGAIGYCFGGKAVIELALDGQELKGGVVSFHGILSSKNLVAGAKKVKTKMLIHHGAADTFTPKDAVDLFVKTLNDAKAPLQFVVHPGADHGFTVPSASSRNIPGLSYNKKADYASFESMKAFFAENFK; translated from the coding sequence ATGAAAAAACTAATCACATTTGCGGTATTACTTTTTGTATATGAGTGTTCTTCAACACCTTCCGTAAATCTTTCCATCAAAGATTCCATTGAAGGTAAATCGATAGAGTACAAATTGGATGGAAAAACCTACGAAGGATTTTTGGCCGTCGATAAGTCTATCACTGGTAAAAGACCAGGGATTCTTGTGATCCATGAATGGTGGGGATTGAATGATTATCCTAAGCAAAGAGCAAAACAATTAGCCGATCTCGGTTATGTTGCCTTCGCAATGGATGTCTATGGAAAAGGAATTGTTGCGGAAGATCATAATGAAGCAGGAAAACTTTCGGGAGCCAATAGTGATCCCAAGGTTCTTTTGAAAAAAATCAATGAAGCTTTAAAAATTCTAAAAGCCGATCCAAATGTTGATCCTACAAAAATTGGTGCCATAGGTTATTGTTTTGGTGGCAAAGCAGTCATAGAATTAGCATTAGATGGACAAGAGTTGAAAGGTGGAGTTGTCTCCTTCCATGGGATTTTAAGCAGCAAAAATCTAGTAGCAGGTGCAAAAAAAGTAAAAACAAAGATGTTAATCCATCATGGCGCTGCTGATACGTTCACGCCAAAAGATGCGGTCGATCTCTTTGTGAAAACATTAAATGATGCAAAGGCTCCTTTACAATTTGTGGTTCACCCTGGTGCAGACCATGGATTTACCGTACCATCTGCAAGTAGCAGAAACATTCCAGGATTAAGTTATAACAAAAAAGCTGACTACGCCTCTTTTGAAAGTATGAAGGCGTTTTTTGCAGAAAACTTTAAATAA
- a CDS encoding GNAT family N-acetyltransferase: MKEYSRLQFRKSTIEDLEILLRWDDEEHVIASDPNDNWNWEIELANEPPWREQIMVTYDHTPIGFIQVIDPKEEESHYWGDIGENFRAIDIWIGEVEYLNRGLGTKMMKYAIELCFSNPAVHTVLIDPLVSNVDAIRFYQRIGFKPIGERKFNDDLCLVHELKRDDYFQSSRPH, encoded by the coding sequence ATGAAAGAATACTCGCGGCTACAGTTTAGAAAATCTACCATAGAAGATTTAGAAATCCTACTCCGTTGGGATGACGAGGAGCACGTGATTGCCTCAGATCCCAACGACAATTGGAATTGGGAAATTGAGTTAGCAAACGAACCACCATGGAGAGAACAAATCATGGTGACGTACGACCATACACCAATCGGATTTATCCAAGTGATTGACCCTAAAGAGGAAGAGAGTCATTATTGGGGAGACATCGGAGAAAATTTTAGAGCCATTGACATATGGATTGGCGAAGTAGAGTATCTCAATCGGGGACTTGGAACCAAGATGATGAAGTATGCGATTGAACTTTGCTTTTCAAATCCTGCTGTTCATACGGTTTTGATCGATCCGCTTGTAAGCAATGTGGATGCCATTCGGTTTTACCAGAGGATAGGATTTAAGCCGATCGGAGAAAGAAAATTTAATGATGATCTCTGCTTGGTGCATGAACTGAAAAGAGACGACTATTTTCAATCTAGTCGTCCCCATTGA
- a CDS encoding sterol desaturase family protein produces the protein MDQDFFLKSLGIFLMGTTVVTLRYFLFAGIAYGVFWKKLRERISHRIIQAKLPEFQKIRTEIKFSLSTMVIFGLVGVGIFWAKSAGYTKIYKNISDFGWPYFLFSIIAMIVIHDAYFYLTHRLMHHRSIYRYVHEVHHRSTNPSPWAAFAFHPYEAVIEAGIVPLVVLIMPVHGLAIFIFLLFMTFLNVLGHLSIELYPKGFVRNPLTNWNNTTTHHNMHHRYFQCNYGLYFNWWDKLFKTNHNQYAKEFERITEKPLFLPK, from the coding sequence ATGGACCAAGATTTTTTTCTTAAATCCCTCGGCATTTTTCTAATGGGCACGACAGTTGTCACTCTTAGATACTTCCTCTTTGCAGGCATTGCCTATGGTGTTTTTTGGAAGAAATTGCGGGAGAGGATCTCTCATCGCATCATCCAAGCAAAACTTCCAGAATTCCAGAAAATCAGAACAGAAATCAAATTCTCTCTTTCCACAATGGTAATTTTTGGTCTGGTCGGTGTGGGAATTTTTTGGGCAAAGAGTGCTGGTTACACAAAGATTTATAAAAATATTTCAGACTTTGGATGGCCGTATTTTCTTTTTTCAATCATAGCGATGATTGTGATCCACGATGCATATTTTTATCTCACACACCGTTTGATGCACCATCGCTCCATCTATCGATATGTTCACGAAGTCCACCACAGGTCTACCAACCCTTCTCCTTGGGCTGCCTTTGCCTTCCATCCCTATGAGGCGGTCATTGAAGCAGGCATTGTACCTTTGGTAGTGCTCATCATGCCAGTCCATGGCCTAGCAATTTTTATCTTTCTGTTGTTTATGACTTTCTTGAATGTGCTAGGACATCTGTCTATAGAGTTGTACCCAAAAGGTTTTGTCCGCAATCCTCTCACTAACTGGAACAACACAACAACCCACCACAATATGCACCATCGCTATTTCCAGTGCAATTATGGACTCTATTTCAATTGGTGGGATAAGTTGTTCAAAACTAACCATAACCAGTATGCCAAAGAGTTTGAAAGGATCACTGAAAAACCACTCTTCTTACCAAAATAA
- a CDS encoding pirin family protein has protein sequence MNRIVLKGHAKDLGDHFIIKRVLPAMEKRSIGPFVFLDHFGPKKMELGNEMVVRSHPHIGLATITFLYNGLIHHRDSLGFSQLIRPYETNWMVAGKGIAHSERSERDPNSDLLEGLQTWIALPKDKEDIEPSFQHIGKAEIPKLEDEKSTIYVLGGEFQNMTSTAVTHSELIYVDIQIKIESSSYSWSINPSYESGIYVSKGKIQVGDRIIQEGELVYFEVGETISFQSLEPSRLMLLGGRPLAERRHIWWNFVSTDQEKIERAKELWAKDLFPKVPDEVDRIPLPEH, from the coding sequence ATGAATCGAATAGTATTGAAAGGCCATGCAAAAGATTTGGGAGACCATTTTATCATCAAACGTGTATTACCTGCCATGGAAAAAAGGAGCATCGGCCCTTTTGTTTTTTTGGATCACTTCGGACCTAAAAAAATGGAACTTGGCAATGAGATGGTCGTAAGATCTCACCCACACATTGGATTGGCAACGATTACATTTCTCTATAATGGGCTCATCCACCACCGCGACAGCTTAGGATTTTCACAGTTGATTCGGCCCTATGAAACCAACTGGATGGTTGCGGGCAAAGGAATAGCTCATAGTGAACGTTCCGAAAGAGACCCCAATAGTGATCTTCTGGAGGGTTTACAAACTTGGATTGCTTTACCAAAGGACAAAGAAGATATAGAGCCTAGTTTCCAACACATTGGCAAGGCGGAAATTCCGAAACTCGAAGATGAGAAGAGCACCATATATGTCTTAGGTGGGGAATTTCAAAACATGACCTCAACCGCAGTTACCCACAGCGAGCTTATCTATGTAGACATTCAAATAAAAATAGAGTCCTCCTCTTACTCTTGGTCCATCAATCCTTCCTATGAGTCTGGCATCTATGTTTCTAAAGGTAAGATCCAAGTCGGTGACCGCATAATACAGGAAGGTGAGTTGGTCTACTTCGAGGTAGGAGAGACAATTTCCTTTCAAAGTTTAGAGCCAAGCAGATTGATGTTGTTAGGTGGCAGACCTCTGGCTGAACGTAGACACATTTGGTGGAATTTTGTATCTACTGATCAAGAAAAGATAGAACGAGCAAAAGAACTTTGGGCAAAGGATCTCTTTCCAAAAGTTCCTGATGAAGTGGATCGTATCCCTTTACCAGAACATTAA
- a CDS encoding glycosyl hydrolase family 43, whose amino-acid sequence MPLSKVKQNIPIKTNIFWKLYQEDPLLKPRFPSPILADPSFLFPETTLDHKWHLVAHDIFGILHYHSENGIEWSKPKRLLFHGMRPFLFQERSTYYLYFEKYKPFHVLMSWFPFRKWESEIMVMTSKDLKHWDTPKTLLKPSKPFHSDSKWGNSVSNPCLVKVSDEKYRLYYSSSLAYVTDCGFCEPKHISVAESENPLGPFRIFSQPIFSPMESDMFCNVAAGSIKVLQWRDRFFGFQNGIYWNEEEKKSGSAILFLQSEDGLNWERINSIPILGPNGRGWKGSHIYACDVKFSEAEKLFILYFNARDKAHWTQGKEAIGLFVGKVEEIFKTNQTRPKAKAKPKAKKKMKGKRK is encoded by the coding sequence ATGCCATTGTCAAAAGTGAAGCAAAATATACCGATCAAAACCAATATCTTCTGGAAATTATACCAAGAAGATCCTCTCCTAAAGCCTAGATTCCCTTCGCCAATCCTTGCAGATCCGAGTTTTCTGTTTCCGGAGACTACACTGGATCACAAGTGGCATTTGGTTGCGCATGATATTTTTGGGATTTTACATTATCATTCAGAAAACGGAATTGAGTGGTCAAAACCAAAACGGCTGTTATTCCATGGTATGCGTCCTTTTTTGTTTCAGGAACGTAGTACGTACTATCTGTATTTTGAGAAATACAAGCCATTTCATGTTTTAATGTCATGGTTCCCATTTCGAAAGTGGGAATCTGAGATTATGGTTATGACAAGCAAAGACTTAAAACATTGGGATACTCCCAAAACACTTTTGAAACCATCAAAACCATTTCATTCGGATTCCAAATGGGGTAATTCTGTGAGTAATCCATGTTTGGTGAAGGTCTCTGATGAAAAGTATCGATTGTACTATTCCTCTTCTTTGGCTTATGTGACTGATTGTGGATTTTGTGAGCCCAAACATATCTCTGTGGCAGAATCGGAAAACCCTCTTGGTCCGTTTCGAATATTTTCGCAACCTATCTTCTCTCCGATGGAATCTGACATGTTTTGTAATGTAGCGGCAGGCTCAATAAAAGTCCTCCAATGGAGGGATCGATTCTTTGGATTTCAGAACGGTATTTATTGGAATGAGGAAGAAAAAAAATCTGGGTCTGCCATCCTTTTTTTACAGAGTGAAGATGGTCTAAATTGGGAGAGAATCAATTCTATTCCAATCCTTGGACCGAATGGACGAGGTTGGAAAGGTAGTCATATCTATGCCTGTGATGTGAAGTTTTCGGAAGCAGAGAAACTATTTATCCTATATTTTAATGCCAGAGATAAAGCGCATTGGACCCAAGGAAAAGAAGCAATCGGCTTGTTTGTCGGAAAAGTAGAGGAGATTTTTAAAACAAACCAAACAAGGCCCAAAGCAAAGGCAAAGCCTAAGGCAAAGAAAAAAATGAAAGGCAAACGCAAATGA
- a CDS encoding type I phosphomannose isomerase catalytic subunit: MSSFPSLLRFIPIYKEKIWGGRRLQASLKRNIPAGKIGESWELSDYGDDQSRISNADSISFNALYKQFPKEVLGATFIDKPFPLLVKIIDANDKLSVQVHPDDAYAETYDPSSSGKKECWMVLSAEPGAELVVGFSRTLERNEYESLVLQNNGEEPLRRWKVKAGDVFLLEPGTIHAIGAGVLLLEVQQSSDSTYRVYDYGRLGDDGKPRSLHLKKALDVLNFSQSDSSEKQIAKLISFSPWKRSVFTSNDKFRLESWEFPQAQFLCLRPLSNPVSFGIVYVKSGALIKVDTGERFQAGDTFLITAKAFENEEILLTEPKTELAFMGSGTDFVNWD; this comes from the coding sequence ATGAGCTCATTCCCATCTCTACTCAGATTTATACCCATTTATAAGGAAAAGATTTGGGGAGGCAGGCGCTTACAGGCAAGCCTCAAACGGAACATTCCTGCGGGCAAAATTGGAGAGTCTTGGGAACTTTCTGATTATGGCGATGACCAGTCTCGTATCTCCAACGCAGATTCGATCTCGTTCAATGCATTGTATAAACAGTTTCCTAAAGAGGTGTTAGGCGCTACTTTTATCGACAAACCTTTTCCACTCCTTGTCAAAATCATTGATGCAAATGATAAACTTTCTGTTCAAGTTCACCCAGATGATGCCTACGCAGAGACTTACGATCCTAGTTCATCGGGCAAAAAAGAATGTTGGATGGTACTATCGGCTGAGCCTGGTGCAGAATTGGTGGTTGGTTTTTCTAGGACTCTAGAACGAAATGAGTATGAGTCTTTAGTACTGCAAAACAATGGAGAGGAACCCCTCCGTCGATGGAAGGTAAAAGCTGGAGATGTTTTTCTATTGGAACCAGGCACCATCCATGCCATCGGAGCAGGTGTTTTGTTATTGGAAGTACAACAATCCTCCGACTCAACCTACAGAGTTTACGACTATGGAAGATTAGGTGATGATGGCAAACCAAGGTCTTTGCATTTAAAAAAGGCTCTCGATGTTTTGAATTTTTCCCAGTCGGATTCTTCTGAAAAGCAAATAGCAAAACTCATCTCTTTCTCTCCATGGAAACGATCAGTCTTTACATCAAACGATAAGTTTAGACTGGAATCTTGGGAATTTCCGCAGGCACAGTTCCTTTGCTTGCGTCCTCTCTCAAACCCAGTTAGTTTTGGCATAGTTTATGTGAAATCAGGTGCTCTCATAAAAGTCGATACAGGGGAAAGATTCCAAGCAGGAGATACCTTTTTGATCACGGCAAAGGCATTTGAGAACGAGGAAATCCTACTGACTGAGCCAAAGACAGAACTTGCCTTTATGGGCTCAGGAACTGACTTTGTGAACTGGGATTAA
- a CDS encoding acyl-CoA dehydrogenase family protein, translating into MIQSNYFTTNEDIKEHFYHLINWNEIVPVYERNFADAQEYAKTGEPRLEMAPNNIDEAISYYEEILKSCGEISGMYVSQVAQDVDWEGLHFQDGQVTHPQAMVDVIQKYHEAGLGPAGFKRKFGGLGVPNVIKAMIAELMYRSDSSITIAVGSMGLASILERCASEEMQNEWIPKIIENKYCVTMGLSEPDFGSDLPNVTTKAVQVGDQWFVTGTKRFQTVACGINGDPALTLTLARTGTQESGARGLSFFIVESQNYSIQGIEKKLGIKASATCEVVYDHAKAHLVGREGYGLVKYVMGMLNGARLSVSSQGTGIATAAWEEAKKYAQERIQFGKPIAEIPAVKRMLDRMEREIEGMRCLMVEAAYSVDKYYWTTPDADSQELSDAKFWEKVANTLTPISKYYNSEMCNDLVYDALQVFGGAGYTEDYDLSRLYRDARITNIYDGTTQIQVNAAIGGITSGMSKTGIFRQYLDQIILGIEVSDLLNKVREEFESLVEAYKSISDSEVREEFSFEVVESAARLVVGSLMERAKAKSSGERKAKRELNCQKFHIDSLAILSGNGIRIRESVHERILAATV; encoded by the coding sequence ATGATTCAATCCAACTACTTTACAACTAACGAAGATATAAAAGAGCATTTTTATCATCTTATCAATTGGAATGAAATCGTACCTGTCTATGAGCGGAATTTTGCAGATGCACAAGAGTATGCAAAGACTGGAGAACCAAGACTTGAAATGGCGCCAAATAACATAGACGAAGCGATCAGTTACTATGAAGAAATTTTGAAATCATGCGGTGAAATTTCAGGTATGTATGTTTCTCAAGTAGCGCAGGATGTGGATTGGGAAGGACTTCATTTTCAAGATGGACAGGTGACTCACCCACAAGCCATGGTGGACGTAATCCAAAAATACCACGAGGCTGGGCTTGGTCCTGCTGGATTCAAACGAAAGTTTGGTGGACTTGGTGTACCAAATGTGATCAAGGCTATGATTGCAGAACTTATGTATAGATCAGATAGCTCCATTACGATTGCAGTTGGTAGTATGGGATTGGCTTCAATCCTAGAAAGATGTGCCAGTGAAGAAATGCAAAATGAGTGGATCCCTAAGATTATAGAAAACAAATACTGTGTCACAATGGGACTGTCGGAGCCAGACTTCGGTTCTGATTTACCAAATGTTACCACCAAAGCAGTACAAGTTGGTGATCAATGGTTTGTGACAGGTACAAAGCGGTTTCAGACAGTTGCCTGTGGTATCAATGGTGATCCTGCACTGACACTTACATTAGCAAGAACGGGAACGCAAGAGAGCGGAGCGAGAGGACTTTCTTTTTTCATAGTGGAGAGCCAAAATTATAGCATACAAGGGATTGAAAAAAAATTAGGGATCAAAGCATCTGCGACTTGTGAGGTGGTGTATGATCATGCAAAAGCACATCTTGTCGGCCGTGAAGGCTATGGTTTGGTAAAGTACGTAATGGGAATGCTCAATGGCGCAAGACTCAGTGTATCTTCGCAAGGAACTGGTATTGCAACAGCTGCATGGGAAGAAGCAAAAAAATATGCCCAAGAACGAATTCAATTTGGTAAGCCTATTGCCGAGATTCCTGCAGTGAAAAGAATGTTGGATCGCATGGAACGAGAAATTGAGGGCATGCGCTGTTTAATGGTCGAGGCTGCTTATTCAGTAGATAAATATTACTGGACCACCCCCGATGCTGATAGCCAAGAGTTATCCGATGCAAAATTTTGGGAAAAAGTCGCAAATACACTTACTCCCATATCAAAATATTATAATTCGGAGATGTGCAATGACCTAGTATATGATGCACTTCAAGTTTTTGGAGGTGCTGGTTATACAGAGGATTACGATTTATCAAGATTATATCGAGATGCCCGTATAACAAACATTTATGATGGAACAACTCAAATCCAAGTAAATGCGGCGATTGGTGGCATTACATCTGGAATGTCAAAAACGGGTATTTTCCGCCAATATTTAGATCAGATCATTTTAGGTATCGAAGTTTCAGATCTCTTAAACAAAGTACGCGAGGAATTCGAAAGCCTTGTTGAAGCATACAAATCTATCTCCGACTCTGAGGTGAGAGAAGAGTTCTCCTTTGAAGTTGTGGAATCTGCAGCTCGTTTGGTGGTTGGATCACTCATGGAAAGAGCGAAAGCAAAGTCTTCGGGAGAGAGAAAAGCCAAACGGGAATTGAATTGTCAGAAGTTCCACATCGATTCTCTCGCCATCTTATCAGGAAATGGAATTAGAATCAGAGAATCCGTCCATGAAAGAATACTCGCGGCTACAGTTTAG
- a CDS encoding acetoacetate--CoA ligase has protein sequence MKPSQVLWNPQNQSNQMMDIQKSIEAKEKISFASYEAFHTWSVDHIELFWKYFADFAQVRWRKKGTEVLSHSNTFWNHQWFPGSQINFAENLLERGNSQSVAIHFRREDGVSQSLTYAELKQMVMNVSSLFKQLGVQKGDRVCGLVPNSPIATIAMLAATSLGAVWSSASPDFGAKGILDRFEQIEPKVMITIDEYLFKGKRISILDKVVEVSQRLSSRGKNYKATIISSFLGERIDVNGIALPLLWEEIPQSSDALAYEPIYFSDPVYIMFSSGTTGLPKCIVQGPGVLLNQMKELMLHCDIKSRDRFFYYTTCGWMMWNWSQAVLSLGATLYQFDGNPFHETWRDLWAWLDQEQVNIFGTSAKYLSVLEGEKAKPKSEFSLSSLRLLLSTGSPLFASGFRYVYDSIKADLHLASISGGTDLNGCFVLGNPNLAVYEGEIQCAGLAMDVQIYSESGEAISSEKGELVCRRPFPSMPLYFWNDPDSSKYKQAYFDRFTNIWCHGDFAEKTNQGGYIIYGRSDATLNPGGVRIGTADIYSVLETIPEVKDSVIIGQDWNDDVRVVLFVKLVHPNILDEALKRKIQTLIRDQTSPRHVPQIILEVPDVPYTINGKKVELAVKQIVQGIEVKNRNALANPECLVHFANRLELQK, from the coding sequence ATGAAACCTTCCCAAGTCCTTTGGAATCCCCAAAATCAATCCAACCAGATGATGGACATTCAAAAATCCATAGAAGCAAAGGAAAAGATAAGCTTTGCTTCATATGAAGCATTTCATACCTGGTCAGTAGATCATATAGAATTATTTTGGAAGTATTTTGCTGACTTTGCTCAGGTTAGATGGCGAAAAAAAGGAACAGAAGTTCTTTCGCATTCTAATACATTTTGGAATCACCAATGGTTTCCCGGTAGCCAAATCAACTTTGCAGAGAATTTACTGGAACGAGGAAATAGCCAATCGGTAGCCATTCATTTTAGACGAGAGGATGGCGTAAGTCAGAGTCTTACCTATGCAGAACTGAAACAAATGGTAATGAACGTCTCTTCTCTTTTCAAACAGTTAGGAGTACAAAAAGGAGATAGAGTCTGTGGTCTTGTACCTAACTCTCCTATTGCAACGATTGCAATGCTTGCTGCAACTTCTTTAGGTGCAGTTTGGTCGAGTGCATCTCCTGATTTCGGAGCCAAAGGTATTTTGGATCGATTTGAACAGATTGAACCAAAAGTGATGATTACAATCGATGAGTATCTCTTTAAAGGAAAGAGAATCTCTATATTGGACAAAGTTGTCGAGGTATCCCAAAGGCTTTCTTCTAGAGGCAAAAATTATAAAGCAACGATCATCAGTTCCTTTTTAGGAGAACGGATTGATGTAAATGGGATCGCTTTACCCTTGTTATGGGAGGAGATTCCACAATCATCGGATGCATTGGCTTACGAACCCATCTATTTTTCGGATCCTGTGTATATTATGTTTTCATCCGGGACGACTGGCCTGCCAAAATGCATTGTACAGGGACCAGGAGTCTTACTCAATCAAATGAAAGAATTAATGTTGCATTGCGACATAAAGTCTCGTGATCGATTCTTTTATTATACTACATGTGGATGGATGATGTGGAATTGGTCGCAAGCAGTTCTGTCTCTGGGTGCCACATTGTACCAGTTTGATGGAAATCCATTCCACGAAACTTGGCGAGATCTTTGGGCTTGGTTAGACCAAGAACAGGTGAACATTTTTGGAACGAGTGCTAAGTATCTTTCCGTCTTAGAAGGAGAAAAGGCAAAGCCAAAGTCAGAATTTTCTCTTTCCTCTTTGCGCCTTTTATTGTCCACTGGGAGCCCCTTGTTTGCTTCCGGTTTTCGATATGTATATGATTCGATCAAAGCAGATTTACACCTAGCCTCGATTTCTGGTGGTACTGACTTAAATGGTTGTTTTGTGTTGGGAAATCCAAATTTGGCCGTGTATGAAGGAGAGATACAATGCGCTGGACTTGCCATGGATGTACAAATTTATTCAGAATCTGGCGAGGCGATATCCTCGGAGAAGGGAGAACTCGTTTGTAGACGACCTTTTCCGAGTATGCCACTCTACTTCTGGAATGATCCCGATTCATCCAAGTACAAACAAGCTTACTTTGATCGATTTACAAACATTTGGTGCCATGGAGACTTCGCGGAAAAAACAAACCAAGGTGGTTATATCATATACGGTCGGTCGGATGCTACCTTGAACCCAGGTGGTGTGCGGATAGGAACTGCTGATATTTATTCAGTTTTGGAAACCATCCCAGAAGTTAAGGATTCTGTTATCATCGGGCAAGATTGGAATGACGATGTAAGAGTTGTTTTATTCGTGAAGTTGGTGCATCCAAACATCTTGGATGAGGCTCTCAAAAGAAAGATACAAACTTTGATCAGAGACCAAACCTCACCCAGGCATGTCCCTCAAATCATTTTAGAAGTTCCAGATGTACCGTATACCATTAATGGCAAAAAAGTTGAGTTAGCTGTAAAACAAATCGTACAAGGCATAGAAGTGAAAAATAGAAACGCATTGGCAAATCCGGAATGTTTAGTTCACTTCGCCAATCGTTTGGAGCTACAGAAATAG